One region of Nitrospinaceae bacterium genomic DNA includes:
- a CDS encoding phosphoserine phosphatase, translated as MIACLDLEGVLVPEVWIAFAKKTGIEKLRLTTRDIPDYNELMRGRLKILEENNLKLTDIEDVIRGIAPLPGAYEFLQWLQSEFQVIILSDTFYEFAGPLMAQLGNPTLFCHSLLVDGEGRITDYRLRITDGKTKAVRALKNLNFQVIAAGDSYNDTGMLQEANAGILYCPPDNVIEEFPQFKVTQNYGEFKEALLATREALLTTTAP; from the coding sequence ATGATTGCCTGTCTGGATCTTGAAGGGGTCCTGGTGCCCGAAGTGTGGATCGCCTTTGCGAAAAAAACCGGGATCGAAAAACTCCGCCTCACCACGCGGGACATCCCGGATTATAACGAGTTGATGCGTGGCCGGCTGAAAATCCTCGAGGAGAATAACCTGAAACTGACGGACATTGAAGACGTGATCCGCGGCATTGCTCCCCTGCCGGGAGCGTATGAGTTTTTGCAATGGCTTCAGTCGGAATTTCAGGTGATCATTTTATCGGACACATTTTATGAATTTGCCGGGCCTTTGATGGCGCAACTGGGAAACCCCACGTTGTTTTGCCACAGTCTCCTTGTGGATGGTGAAGGAAGAATCACTGACTACCGATTGCGGATCACCGATGGCAAGACCAAGGCGGTCCGGGCGCTGAAGAATCTAAACTTTCAGGTGATTGCCGCCGGGGATTCCTACAACGACACGGGAATGTTGCAAGAAGCCAATGCCGGGATTCTATATTGTCCGCCGGATAACGTGATCGAGGAATTTCCGCAATTCAAAGTGACACAAAATTACGGGGAATTTAAAGAGGCATTGCTCGCCACGCGTGAGGCTTTGCTGACAACCACGGCACCCTAG
- a CDS encoding cystathionine gamma-synthase, with amino-acid sequence MRKNPRPTLLLNVLMIALCFSPIHAQAATESLESTIKKIIMMMNIVGVEYEAGIVDGKIVNAAEYEESKVFLQQSENRFKRLPAPKAGAEATAPLLANFTDLAEKIQSKVDAAEVYALVNTINAGIKKAYDIKISQTPANPVSLANGKTIFENKCAVCHGLTGKGDGPIAAQLDPAPAVLADPQLTGDDHTVAFDNFQVINVGIANTAMVGWADFLSEQDLWDVTYYVRSFSNENVKLPLITAGLAGADGVNEGDGSKQAAAAVAESRNLLDTSLEIFKKGDIQTAADTAFDAYLAYEGIEAGLISKKKELGLRLESAFSRYQGEIKRQAALPHVEKIHATLHTDLSEALEILQKKVSFTGLFIQSFSIIVREGFEAILIIAALIAFLVKSRNQDKLKSIYTGVILGIVGSFLTAYVVHEVLHLSVSSQELLEGWIMLVAVVVLFWVSYWLVSKIEAEKWQSYITKKMKTAVSTGSAFALGGVAFLSVYREGFETVLFYKALYLYAGEGTAGIIPGFLVGCAVLGVVYYLINKVGLKVPIKWFFAFTSVFLYFMAFTFMGKGLHELQMGQSLSMTQADFAPHISWLGMYPTWETFIGQMVLVLAYVAALVYTFGIKPEVETEQLKKETSHIQKDITVVHDLVEHISHHAKRCEIFLKDTKDQDLKELSGHLKEIDEKIHELFDHVSFVENRLHDEFEKLGQRAMPAEGKKGLS; translated from the coding sequence ATGAGAAAAAATCCCCGCCCCACCCTGCTGTTGAACGTTTTGATGATCGCCTTGTGTTTTTCCCCGATTCATGCGCAAGCGGCCACGGAATCCCTGGAAAGCACGATCAAAAAGATCATCATGATGATGAACATCGTCGGTGTCGAGTATGAAGCCGGCATCGTCGATGGAAAAATCGTCAACGCCGCCGAATATGAAGAGAGCAAGGTTTTTCTGCAACAGTCGGAGAACCGTTTTAAACGGCTTCCCGCTCCCAAGGCAGGTGCCGAGGCAACGGCCCCTCTCCTTGCAAATTTTACCGATCTGGCGGAAAAGATTCAGTCCAAGGTGGATGCCGCGGAAGTCTATGCACTGGTCAATACGATCAATGCGGGCATCAAAAAGGCTTATGACATTAAAATCAGCCAGACGCCAGCCAACCCCGTGTCTCTCGCTAACGGCAAAACGATTTTCGAAAACAAATGCGCGGTGTGCCACGGACTGACGGGCAAAGGCGACGGCCCCATCGCCGCGCAGTTGGACCCGGCTCCTGCCGTTCTCGCCGACCCTCAGCTCACCGGCGACGATCACACGGTGGCTTTCGACAATTTCCAGGTCATTAACGTGGGCATCGCCAACACCGCCATGGTCGGCTGGGCGGATTTTCTGTCGGAGCAGGATTTATGGGATGTCACTTACTATGTCCGTTCCTTTTCCAATGAAAACGTGAAGTTGCCATTAATCACGGCGGGCCTCGCCGGCGCGGATGGTGTGAACGAAGGGGACGGTTCCAAACAAGCGGCTGCCGCTGTGGCCGAATCCCGCAATTTGCTGGACACCAGCCTTGAGATTTTTAAAAAGGGCGATATCCAGACGGCGGCGGACACGGCTTTCGACGCCTACCTCGCCTACGAGGGGATCGAAGCGGGACTGATCAGCAAAAAGAAGGAACTGGGTCTCCGGCTTGAATCGGCTTTCAGCCGTTATCAGGGAGAAATCAAACGCCAGGCCGCGCTACCGCACGTTGAAAAAATTCACGCGACCCTGCACACCGATCTTTCCGAGGCACTGGAAATCCTTCAGAAAAAAGTCAGCTTCACCGGGCTGTTCATCCAATCGTTTTCCATCATCGTCCGTGAAGGATTCGAAGCGATCCTGATCATTGCCGCGTTGATTGCTTTTCTGGTCAAGTCGCGCAATCAGGATAAATTGAAATCCATTTACACCGGCGTGATTCTTGGAATCGTCGGAAGTTTTTTGACCGCCTATGTTGTCCACGAAGTTCTGCATCTCAGCGTGTCCAGCCAGGAATTGCTGGAGGGCTGGATCATGCTGGTCGCCGTGGTGGTACTGTTCTGGGTCAGTTACTGGCTGGTATCCAAAATTGAAGCCGAGAAATGGCAGTCATACATCACCAAAAAAATGAAAACCGCGGTCTCCACCGGAAGCGCCTTTGCTTTGGGCGGCGTGGCCTTTTTGTCCGTTTACCGGGAAGGATTTGAAACCGTCCTGTTCTACAAAGCGCTTTACTTGTATGCCGGAGAAGGGACCGCAGGCATTATCCCCGGATTCCTTGTCGGGTGCGCCGTTTTGGGCGTTGTATATTATCTGATCAATAAGGTGGGGCTGAAGGTTCCGATCAAGTGGTTTTTTGCTTTCACCAGTGTTTTTCTTTACTTCATGGCATTCACATTTATGGGAAAAGGTCTGCACGAGTTGCAGATGGGGCAGTCGCTGAGCATGACGCAGGCTGACTTTGCGCCGCATATTTCATGGCTGGGAATGTACCCCACGTGGGAAACCTTCATCGGGCAGATGGTTCTGGTTCTGGCTTATGTGGCCGCACTGGTATACACCTTCGGGATCAAACCGGAAGTGGAAACCGAACAGCTCAAAAAGGAAACTTCTCATATTCAAAAAGACATCACCGTGGTGCACGATCTGGTGGAACATATCTCGCATCACGCCAAGCGCTGTGAAATTTTCCTGAAAGACACCAAGGATCAGGATTTGAAGGAACTTTCCGGGCATCTCAAGGAAATCGACGAGAAAATCCACGAGCTTTTTGACCATGTTTCATTTGTGGAAAACCGGCTTCACGATGAATTTGAAAAGCTGGGTCAACGAGCCATGCCCGCGGAAGGCAAGAAAGGGCTGTCTTGA
- the kdgA gene encoding bifunctional 2-keto-4-hydroxyglutarate aldolase/2-keto-3-deoxy-6-phosphogluconate aldolase: MPVSGFNLSRFQEEPVMGILRGVTEDSLTGVLDAMIAGGLRFAEVTLNTPNAPRLIEQADKLYSSSMCLGAGTVLSIDDARIAADSGAQFIVAPTLNEEVAAFCKEQNLAYFPGALTPTEIEKAWNAGAVMVKVFPASQMGPNYFKIIKGPFQDIRLMAVGGINPENVSDYLSAGADAVALGGSILSPSRMREKSFSLIQNEIEVFLLALRSFYSKIS, translated from the coding sequence ATGCCCGTGTCCGGATTCAATCTATCCCGGTTTCAGGAAGAACCCGTGATGGGTATCTTGCGTGGGGTGACTGAAGACTCGCTCACAGGTGTCCTGGACGCGATGATCGCAGGAGGGCTTCGATTTGCGGAAGTGACCTTGAACACGCCCAATGCCCCTCGTCTCATCGAACAAGCCGATAAACTCTATTCAAGTTCCATGTGTCTGGGCGCCGGCACGGTGCTTTCGATTGACGATGCGCGAATAGCCGCTGATTCCGGCGCGCAGTTTATCGTCGCTCCCACATTGAATGAAGAGGTGGCGGCATTTTGCAAGGAACAAAATCTCGCTTATTTTCCGGGGGCTCTCACACCCACTGAAATTGAAAAGGCCTGGAACGCGGGAGCCGTAATGGTCAAGGTATTTCCCGCTTCCCAAATGGGTCCGAACTATTTTAAAATCATCAAAGGCCCGTTTCAAGACATTCGATTGATGGCGGTGGGGGGAATCAATCCGGAGAATGTTTCCGACTATCTTTCAGCAGGCGCCGATGCTGTTGCGCTGGGGGGATCGATTCTATCCCCATCCCGAATGCGGGAAAAAAGTTTTTCTTTGATACAAAATGAAATCGAAGTTTTTTTGTTGGCACTGAGGAGTTTTTACTCTAAGATATCTTAA
- a CDS encoding carboxypeptidase M32, translating into MTTVVNSAYEDLVEKLEEISRLEGVMSTLHWDQEVIMPSGAGEARAKQISALAGVIHERDTDPRLGECLDKLQKEDPSAFNAHEWCNIREAQRDYDMETKVPKKLVQEMAELSSRGHLVWANARKDNRFSDFAPVLKRFLDLKKQWAKCVFPDLAPYDANIDDFERGTTMAEIAPIFERLKAELIPLIQAIQDKPQPDTSFLQGTFPVDKQEALGRKISTDMGFAFDQGRMDVSVHPFCGGGHPTDVRITTRYKDSDFIESLYAVIHETGHGLYEQGRMAEGRDLPVSEPLTMGIHESQSLFWERMIAQSLAFCTRYLDTFRATFPDNLNGVPADALYKAINTCQPSFIRVEADELTYPLHVILRFEIEKGLFDGSMTVDDLPEIWNDKMLNYLGVKPPTDTLGVLQDVHWSSGSFGYFPSYTLGAMYACQFYGTLVREVPETEKHIEKGDFSPIKNWLNEKIHRQGRLYTPQELVLQVTGEPLNPDIFIDYLKNKYQAVYQLD; encoded by the coding sequence ATGACAACGGTTGTAAATAGCGCATACGAAGATTTAGTCGAAAAGTTGGAGGAAATCTCCCGCCTCGAAGGAGTGATGAGCACTTTGCATTGGGATCAGGAGGTGATCATGCCCTCCGGTGCGGGGGAGGCGCGCGCGAAACAGATCTCCGCCCTGGCCGGGGTGATTCATGAAAGAGACACGGACCCCAGGCTGGGCGAATGTCTGGACAAACTGCAAAAAGAAGATCCTTCGGCTTTCAACGCCCATGAGTGGTGCAACATCCGTGAAGCTCAGCGGGACTACGACATGGAGACCAAAGTCCCAAAGAAGTTGGTCCAGGAAATGGCCGAGCTGAGTTCAAGGGGCCACCTCGTCTGGGCCAATGCCCGCAAGGACAACCGGTTTTCCGATTTCGCGCCGGTCCTCAAGCGCTTTCTGGACTTAAAAAAACAGTGGGCCAAGTGTGTCTTTCCCGACCTTGCGCCTTACGACGCGAACATCGACGATTTTGAGCGCGGGACCACGATGGCGGAGATCGCTCCTATCTTTGAACGATTGAAGGCGGAACTGATCCCGCTGATTCAGGCTATTCAGGACAAACCGCAGCCGGACACTTCTTTTTTACAGGGCACGTTTCCGGTGGACAAGCAGGAAGCGCTGGGCAGAAAGATCAGCACGGACATGGGGTTCGCTTTTGATCAGGGACGCATGGATGTTTCCGTCCATCCGTTCTGCGGAGGAGGACACCCGACGGACGTTCGCATCACCACCCGTTACAAGGACAGCGATTTTATCGAATCGTTGTATGCGGTCATTCACGAGACGGGGCACGGGCTTTACGAGCAGGGCCGCATGGCGGAGGGCCGCGACCTGCCGGTTTCTGAACCGTTGACGATGGGGATTCATGAATCGCAATCGCTTTTCTGGGAGCGAATGATCGCGCAGAGCCTGGCATTTTGTACCCGCTACCTCGATACGTTTCGCGCTACGTTTCCGGACAATCTCAACGGAGTGCCTGCTGATGCGCTGTATAAAGCCATCAACACCTGCCAGCCTTCGTTCATCCGCGTGGAAGCCGACGAGTTGACTTATCCCCTGCACGTGATCCTGAGATTTGAAATTGAAAAGGGTTTGTTCGACGGCTCAATGACCGTGGATGATTTGCCGGAAATCTGGAACGATAAAATGTTAAACTACCTGGGCGTCAAACCTCCTACGGATACGCTGGGAGTCCTTCAGGATGTGCACTGGAGCAGTGGGTCTTTTGGTTATTTCCCTTCATACACGTTGGGCGCCATGTATGCCTGTCAGTTTTATGGAACTCTGGTCCGCGAAGTCCCGGAAACGGAGAAACATATCGAGAAGGGGGATTTTTCCCCCATTAAAAACTGGCTGAACGAAAAAATCCACCGTCAGGGCAGGCTATACACCCCTCAGGAACTGGTCCTGCAAGTCACCGGAGAACCCCTCAACCCTGACATTTTTATCGATTATCTCAAAAATAAGTATCAAGCCGTCTATCAACTGGATTAA
- the mviN_1 gene encoding putative lipid II flippase MurJ, with product MENNKKVSKAAGAVSGMTLLSRVFGMVRDLVVAMQFGSSAAADAFFVAFRIPNMQRKILGEGAVSAAFIPVFTDLLKTRGKNAAWEMTANLLNILFVILVTVTLAMVVFSPAVVTVFAPGFLDDPEKFDLTVKLTRWMAPYLIFIGVAAFCMGILNTFQVFALPAAAPVLLNISMILGVLFVSPLMEEPILGLAVGVLVGGVLQFLVQLPATFRKGLRLVKTFKPRHPEIVRIGKLMVPVMFGLAVYEFNMLVDTLLASLLPGGSISYLYYGNRLVQLPLGVFGVALGVAILPMLSQQAANKDFSELKKTLSFGIRFILFITVPATVGLIVLKFPIINVLWERGEFLRASTDGTAIALLYYSLGLCAFCGIKVVVPAFYSLQDTKTPARIGVYSMLLNVVLNVVLMGPLQHGGLALATSISAFFNVLLLIYFLKKRLGLIGGRLILTTTIKLALSSTLMGILIYYCDQAFFDPLAPIGERVLVLTGCIFTGVFSFGVLSYLLKNEELTFLLELFRNRLRKA from the coding sequence ATGGAGAATAACAAAAAAGTAAGCAAAGCGGCGGGAGCTGTCAGCGGCATGACCCTCCTTTCCAGGGTATTTGGAATGGTGCGGGATCTCGTGGTCGCCATGCAGTTTGGCTCATCCGCCGCCGCGGATGCCTTTTTTGTCGCTTTTCGCATTCCCAATATGCAGAGGAAGATTCTCGGCGAAGGCGCGGTCAGCGCGGCTTTTATCCCGGTATTCACCGATCTTTTGAAAACCAGGGGGAAGAACGCCGCCTGGGAAATGACCGCCAACCTGCTGAACATTCTTTTCGTCATTCTGGTGACCGTTACCCTGGCGATGGTTGTTTTCAGTCCGGCAGTCGTTACCGTATTTGCGCCCGGCTTTTTAGATGACCCGGAAAAATTTGATCTGACGGTGAAACTGACCCGTTGGATGGCCCCCTATCTGATCTTTATCGGCGTGGCGGCATTTTGTATGGGCATTTTGAACACCTTCCAGGTTTTTGCCCTTCCTGCCGCCGCGCCGGTCCTGCTCAATATCAGCATGATTCTCGGGGTGCTTTTCGTTTCGCCGTTGATGGAAGAGCCGATCCTGGGCCTGGCTGTAGGGGTTCTGGTTGGCGGCGTTTTACAGTTTCTAGTGCAACTCCCTGCAACCTTCCGCAAGGGATTGAGATTAGTCAAAACATTCAAGCCACGGCACCCCGAGATCGTCAGGATCGGCAAATTGATGGTCCCGGTCATGTTCGGACTGGCCGTTTACGAATTCAATATGCTGGTCGATACCCTCCTCGCGTCACTGCTTCCGGGAGGCTCCATATCGTATTTATACTACGGCAACCGGCTGGTGCAACTGCCGCTGGGAGTGTTCGGGGTGGCGCTGGGAGTGGCCATCCTGCCCATGTTGTCCCAGCAGGCCGCAAATAAAGATTTTTCGGAACTGAAAAAAACCCTCTCTTTCGGAATTCGATTTATTTTATTCATTACGGTTCCCGCCACGGTAGGGCTGATCGTTTTGAAGTTTCCCATCATCAACGTGCTCTGGGAGCGCGGAGAGTTTTTGCGGGCCTCGACCGACGGGACAGCCATCGCGCTGTTGTATTACTCGCTGGGGCTCTGCGCTTTTTGCGGAATCAAGGTGGTCGTGCCGGCTTTTTACTCGCTCCAGGACACAAAAACCCCGGCAAGAATAGGTGTCTATTCGATGCTTCTCAATGTCGTGTTGAACGTCGTTTTGATGGGACCCCTGCAACATGGAGGTCTGGCTCTTGCCACCTCAATTTCGGCTTTTTTTAATGTTTTACTGCTGATCTATTTTTTGAAAAAACGCCTGGGGTTGATCGGTGGACGCCTGATACTCACGACCACCATCAAATTAGCCCTGTCCTCCACCCTGATGGGGATTCTCATTTATTATTGCGACCAGGCCTTTTTTGATCCCTTGGCGCCGATCGGAGAGCGGGTTTTAGTATTGACGGGTTGCATTTTTACCGGGGTATTCAGCTTTGGAGTTTTATCCTATCTCCTGAAAAATGAAGAATTGACCTTTCTCCTGGAGCTGTTCCGAAACCGTTTGCGAAAAGCCTGA
- a CDS encoding ubiquinol-cytochrome c reductase, whose protein sequence is MNYWLVKQEPSKYSWEQFVQDKKTYWDGVRNYQARNNLQSMEKGDLVFFYHSVVGKEIVGIAEVTKPAYQDPTTDDVRWVVVDLKTLMPMKIPVTLEDIKSHPDLQSIALVKQSRLSVLPLTKKEFTLILNMGKTKLQ, encoded by the coding sequence ATGAACTATTGGCTGGTAAAGCAGGAACCTTCTAAGTACAGCTGGGAGCAGTTTGTGCAGGATAAAAAGACCTATTGGGATGGTGTGAGAAATTACCAGGCCCGCAACAACTTGCAATCCATGGAAAAAGGCGATCTGGTTTTTTTCTATCACAGCGTGGTGGGAAAAGAAATTGTGGGGATCGCTGAAGTAACAAAACCGGCATATCAAGATCCCACCACCGATGATGTACGCTGGGTGGTGGTGGACTTAAAAACCCTCATGCCCATGAAAATTCCGGTCACCCTGGAGGACATCAAGTCGCATCCTGATCTGCAATCCATTGCCCTTGTCAAACAATCGCGTTTGTCGGTTCTTCCTCTGACTAAAAAAGAGTTCACGCTCATTTTAAACATGGGAAAAACCAAACTGCAATGA